From Hypanus sabinus isolate sHypSab1 chromosome 9, sHypSab1.hap1, whole genome shotgun sequence:
GCCAGTAGCTGAATAACACTTGAGGTGCCCCAAAGCAGACAAAATATGGTAAAGGTCCTAAAACAGGCTCTTTCCCCTCTGCAATGTGGCACAGAGGTACTAGGGCAGGCCACCTTCCACCACACAGGACTCGCTGCACCTCTACCTGGGCAAGGCACTGAACAAGACCTCAGCTAGCGTGTACAAAACGCGTCAGAAGATCACGGGGAGGGCGGTGAAGACCAGCCGAAGCAAGGGGCAGAAAGACCAGACCAGGGGTACGTAGAAGAAAGGTCTGGTTTGAAAACCGAaagatcgggggggggggaatgagaaAGAGATCAGTTTTGAGGGAGGGACCTTTGGAAACGAAGGGGAAAGGCGTCAGACGAATGCAGATGTTCCTCCAGTCCCTCAGCGTCTGGGGGCACTCCACACGTGAGGAGGGAAAGGGTAGTGAGGCTCGGGGGTGGGGGTGTAATTGAAGGGAAGACCTGGGGTAGATCGATCGGAGTGCCGGATCAATCAGGGGCCGGAAGAAGGCCTCAGTGAGGGCGATCGCCCGAGGGTAGAGTTTGAGCACCGGCCGGGCCCTGGGTGGGGGTGGGACAGAAGGATGTCGGCAggcctctcctcatccccaccgCCGCCACCCTCGCCgcactcctcctcacctcccgCACGGAAGCCTCCTCTTCCACCGCGAACTCCTCGCGGTCCTTCGGCGTCTTCACCGTCACTTTAATCCGCCGCTTTCCAGAACCTTCCGCCATCCCTGCCCGCCCGCCCGACTGCTCGCGCACTGCCCGCCGGAAGCGGCCCCGGCTGCGCGCTCACTCGCAACCGCGTGCGTGCGCGCGCGCTCCCCACGCTTTCTAACCCGGGATTTGTGTGCGCGCTCCGCACAACTTCTTTCCTGGGATGTGCGCGCTCTCTCTCCGGAGCCACGCCACCTCCCATCACCCTCAACCGCCGCTGACGTCATCGCGCCTCTTCCGGCCCTGTTTCCATGGGGACGGCCCACAGTGAGGCCTCGACGGTGAACCTGGATCCTCGGGGTTGACTTGCCGAGAGTGCCCGGAGGCGGGAGGTTGGATGAGAATGTCGCTGGCGCAGCGGGTGCTGCTAACCTGGCTTTTTAGTCTGCTCTTCCTGATCATACTGGTGCTGAAGATGGAGGAGACGCTGGGGTGGAGCTGGTTCCTGGTCTTCGTGCCGCTCTGGCTGTTCGACGCGGCGTTGCTGGTGCTGCTACTGGTCAGGCTGGCGGGGCAGTGCCGGGAGGCTCAAGAGCACGGTAGCGCAGCGGCAGCGAGTAGACTCAAGCGCCAGGCTTGGGGCCTGTTGGCCCTACTGCTGAAGTTAGCCTTCCTGCTGGCGCTAGCCGCTCGACTGCAGCGCCTGGCTGAGCTGTCTCTCTGTTGGGTGCTGGTCCCGCTCTGGTTACTGCTCCTCGGGGCTATTGGCGACATGGCGCACCACACCTTCACCTCCAGatccgagtgagagggagagagagagagcgaacgcACACACCGGGGTAGAAGGCAACCCAGGGACGCATTTTCGCATCTCCAGAGCACGGCTTCAGGGCGGTGTTATTCCATCACTTGGCTGGATTCAATGACTCAGAAAATGGTCTGGACACTGGCTCGGGACTGTTTCGTTAACCTTGGGTTCATTAGTTCGGGACAGGCCTCCTTACTCCGGATTCCCTGGCTCGGAATTGACTCTGGCTTCTGTACTGAGTGGCTCTTAACAGTTTTCTAGACCTTTGATTTCCTGCCTCAGACTAGGACTGGATTGACCAGTCTGGGACTTTGAGATGAGCTTGCCAACCCTTTACTCACTGGCTTGGGGGCAAGCCTCGCAACCCTGAATTCACGGGTTCTGAACAGATTCCTGGCGATTTATTAGATTATTGCAGCAAATGACAATTTCTTTCATATAATGTATTTATAGTTCAGAAATAAAATCGAGGTGAAAAATGCAGCTTGTGTCAATTGAAGCCAACATCTAGTCTGGATTTGTTTCTTGGCTTTTGGTTGACAACTTGGTAAGCAGCATGGCTTCAACTACTTTTCCTTCATTTAAGTGTAAAGGGAAAGTATTAACAGCTTTGAAATTCAAGATGTAACAGCTGCCAATGCAGGATAGGGCAACAAAGTCACTAACTatgggaacacagcaggtcaggcagaaaggAAAGGCAGAGTTATTCTTTCATCTCTGGCATATTAACTGTTCCTCCCAGACCATTCACCCATTGCCTGTCTTGATTCCATttgccctccccatctccctatATGGTTACTTTTCTCACTTAATCAGACTGCAGTAACGGTAACCTTTTTCCCACAGCTTATCATCCTCTGGCAGCTGTCTTCAGCCTCGATCCACCCTCCATATGCATCACACCACCTGTCTCCATCTATCACCCATCTGCCTGTCTCCCATCCGCTCAACCCCCTCCCCTACATGGCAAGATCTGCCCAACTCCCTTCACATGTCTCAGTCCACCAGTCACCTCTCCTCTCTTTATATTGGCTGACTTCCCTCTCCACAGTCAGTGTTGATACAGGGAATTGGAATTGCTTTatcgtttcggcccgaaacgttggctgtaCTTTtttacatagatgttgcctggcctgctgagttcctgttcTTTAgcctgctttcaggcttttaaaTGTTATACCTGATggaagcagggagaagagagaatgtatgggatgggtggagactttgattatgctggctgctttactaagggaacaggaaatgtagacagagtccatagaggggaggttgtcttCTGTGATGTCCTAAACTTTGGCCACTActccctgcagtttcttgcagttgccgaaccaagctgtgatgcatctggatagaatATTTTCTGCGGTGCATTGAAAAATATCAGTGAATGTTGATGTAGACATGCTGAACTTTTAACGTCTAGAGGAAATAGAGGTTTTGATTTGGAGAgcttccagaggattgaagggttacagatgttgttctcttattcaagaaagggagtagggttagcccaggaaattacagaccagtgagtcttacttcactggttggtaagttgttgaagatcctgagaggcataatatgattaggaataatcagcatggctttgtgccttacgggcctgattgaaattttttgaggatgtgactgaacacattgatgaaggtagagcagtagatgtagtgtatatggatttcagcaaggcatttgataaggtaccccgtgcaaggcttattgagaaagtagggaggcttgggatccaatgggacattgctttgtggatccagaactggcttgcccacagaaggcaaagagtggtgtaGATGAGTAATATTCTGCATGgcaccagtgatgtgcctcagggatctgttctggggccccttctcttcatgatttttataaatgacctggatgaggaagtggagggatgggttagtaaatttgttgatgacacaaaggttggaggtgttgtgggcaGTGTGgagaggctgtcagaggttacaacgggacatttataagatgtaaaactgggctgagaagtggccgatggagctcaacccagataagtgtgaggtggttcattttggtaggtcaaatataatggcaaaatatagtattaatggtaagactcttggctgtgtggaggattgGGAGATTTTGGGTCTGAGCCtataggacacacaaagctgctgtgcaggttgactgtgtggttaagaaggcatacagtgcattggtcttcatcaaccgtgggattgagttcaagagccaagaggtaatgttacacctttataggaccctggtcagaccccatttggagtactgtgctcagttttggtcacctcactacaggaaggatgtggaaaccatagaaagggtgcagaggagatttacaaggatgttgcctggattggggagcatgccttatgagaataggttgagtgaacttggtcttttctccttggtgtgacagaggatgagaggtgtatcagatgatgagaggcatggatcatgtggatagtcagaggctttttcccaggactgaagtaGCTAACACGAgctggcacaggtttaaggttcttggaagtaggtacagaggagatgtcagaggtaatttttttacgcagagcgtggtgaatgcatggaatgggctgccaacaatggtggtggaggcggatatgatagggtcttttaagaatctcctgaataggtacatagagcttagaaaagtagatgcctatgggtaaccctaggtaatttctaatccTGTCCCCAAAAGATCCTGCTCGATCTGAGTTCACCCAGTacgttgttgctccagattccagcggtTGCAATCCTTTGTGTTTTCACTGTACCAATTTACCACCCCTTTCTTACGGCCTCCcccactcctcatccaacacctGCAGTTTTGGAAAGCAGCCTCCAAAACCCATCACCAGAACCTATTCAATGGCACCTTTAATGTCGTGCCTGTTGATTTCTAAAGCCAGAACCAGTGGCGGAGTTATACTTATGCATGAGGTGAGGATCCCTCCATCCCTGAGGATCACTACAGTATAGTTCATGACAACCCCCATCCCCAACCTTCAACTGATAGTAATTTCCCTCTTTTGTTTTTATACATCATACTTTTTCCTCTCGTTTTCcaacccctcactctctctcgcattTTCCTCTCTTACAtttttcttcccctccctctctcgctcatGTTTTTCTCCCCGTTTCTCACTAGTTTTTATCACTTTCAGGATTTCCTTCCCCACCTCTCTTTCgtgtctgcctctctctctttcacactgtCGTCCCCCTCTCACGTTTTCCTCCCACCTTTCTCACTCTCGTGTTTTCCTCCCTCCCGCTATcattttctcctctctctctctcattttcctACTGCACCTCTCGCTCTCTCCTCCCGGTCTCCCCTCAGTCCTTGCCCCAgaggggatgggtctgtcattgtatGGCACTGGGGTACAGTGCTGGTCGTGACTATCAATGAATTACATAGGGGTGCAGTAACTGGGGATGGGTCTATCTGTATAACACCAGTGTACAGTAGCATTGAGTCAGTCTATCACTGTACAACAATGGAATACAGtgctagtgagtacagacccaccattGTGTGACTCTGGGATGCA
This genomic window contains:
- the LOC132399492 gene encoding transmembrane protein 60-like — protein: MRMSLAQRVLLTWLFSLLFLIILVLKMEETLGWSWFLVFVPLWLFDAALLVLLLVRLAGQCREAQEHGSAAAASRLKRQAWGLLALLLKLAFLLALAARLQRLAELSLCWVLVPLWLLLLGAIGDMAHHTFTSRSE